The genomic stretch CTGAATTAGCCAAAGCTCATCAAACATCAGTTTCTGCCAACATTATTGTCAGTGACGGACATCGCATGGTCGCCACTCGCTATGCTACTACTTCCCCCGCTCCCTCCCTCTACTGGCTGCGCGACGATCCTATCTTCCCAAAAGCAGTAGTTATTGCCTCTGAACCGTTGTTTACTAGCAACTGGATTCGTTTCCCAGAAAATTCCATTTTGAGCGTGGGAGAAGACCTTGAAGTTCAAATCGATCAATTCTTGTAGAGAGGCAATTTATCAGGGATTACAGCGCTGTCGTACCGGAACTTTAGCGCTGTTTGAAGGTATAAACCACGACACCTTTTGTCGTCAAGTTCATCCCGATTTCAGCCCCATCGGTTGGCATCTCGGCCACATTGGCTACACTGAGTCTCTTTGGCTACTTAATCGTTGTGCTAGGAAACCGCCTGCGTTCACCGAATATCAACGCTTATTTGCTGCTGATGGCTTACCCAAAGTAGAACGGGTTTATTTACCAACACTTTCCGAAATTTGCAGCTACCTGGACACCATAAGAGAACAGGTATTAGATTACCTGAAAGTAGCGCCATTAGACGAGCAAGAACGCCTCTGGCGCTGGTTAATTCAGCATGAAAGCCAGCATAGCGAAACGGTGAGCTTTGTGCTGCAATTGCAACGCTGGCAAATGCCCCAAGTGGGATCTCTTGTGGCATCTGGCTTGCCTAATCAGGGGCGAGCATCCTACCCACCCCCCAAGCAATCTGAAATGATTGAAATCCCGGCGGGTGAGTTTGCGATGGGTAACGAATCTATCGATGCCCTGGATAATGAAAGACCAGTTCACAAAGTATATTTAGACACCTACTGGATTGACCGCTACCCCGTCACCTGCGGGCAATATCGCGAGTTCATCGAAGCGGGAGGCTATCGGGAAACCTGTTGGTGGAGTAATACTGGCTGGAAATGGCTGTCTGAGAATCCTGTCAATCAGCCGCTATATTGGGCAGAAGACTCAGCTTGGGATAATCACCCTGTTTGCGGTGTCAGCTGGTACGAAGCTGAAGCTTATGCCAGATTTGTTGGTAAGCGTTTGCCAACAGAGGCAGAGTGGGAAAAAGCAGCTAGTTGGGATGAAACAGCCCTTTGTCGTCGCACTTATTCTTGGGGGGAAGAACTAGATGCCCACCGATGCAATCACGATAATGCTGTGGGGCAAACGACACCAGTAGACGCTTATCCATCTGGGCAAAGTGCTTATGGTTTGCAAGATGCTTTGGGTAATGTTTGGGAGTGGACATCCACTTGGTTCAATGGCTACGACGGGTTTGTAAGTTACCCTTACGCTGGTTATTCCCAGGCTTATTTTGATGGACATCGGGTGTTGAGAGGTGGCAGCTGGGCGACTCGTCCTTGGGCTTTGCGTTGTAGCTTCCGCAACTGGTATCATCCCGACGTGCGTCAGATTTTGTCTGGGTTTCGCTGTGCTAAGAGTTAATTCATCCTCATTCCTAACCCTTCTCTCCTAGGGGGAGGAGGAGGTTGGGGGTGAGGGCGGATACTAACGTGGGTTAAGGGTTAAGCTGTTCGTCAAAGATAAGAATCGACACTAAACAAGCATCAATTTGAAACATCTAACTAAGGCGGGTTTTTATTGGAGCTAGCTTTGTGTTTCACTAGCTGACGGTTGTAGTGAATTGTTTTAAAGAGCGATCGCTCCCACACAAACGGAGGTTTAATGTCAATTTCTAAAACTGCAAGCAGTAAAATTTCTTCCCAGTACACTATTGAAAAACGCTTGCAGATAGAGCATCTACTTAGCCCCACGCCATCAGAGCTAAATAAACTCGATCCGGGTGGCGATGTTGTTCAGGGCTTGACTCAAACTCCCAAAACTCTGCCGCCACGCTATTTCTACGATGACAAAGGTTCACAACTGTTTGAGCAAATCTGCGAGTTGCCGGAATATTATCTAACACGCACAGAAACGGCGATTTTGCAAGAGTATGCCGGGGAAATTGCCCAGATGACGGGTGAGTGTGAACTGGTGGAACTGGGAAGCGGTAGTTCTACGAAAACCCGCATTCTGCTAAATGCTTACCAGGAGATGGGTGAGAGGCTGCGTTATGTGCCGATTGATGTCAGTGCGGGGATTTTGGAAAGCAGTGCTAGAGAGCTTTTGGTAGACTATCCATCTCTTCAGGTTCATGCTAAGTGCAGCACTTATGAACTGGCATTGGCACGACTGTCCCCAACTGGGCTGTCTAGCCGGATGATATGTTTTATTGGCTCTACATTGGGAAATTTGACTCCCGAAGAATGCGATCGCTTCTTTTCCCAAATTACAAATGCCCTCCAGTCGGGCGAGTATTTGTTACTAGGAATAGACTTAGCCAAGCCTAAACATTTGTTGGATGCAGCCTATAACGATAGCTGTGGCGTAACGGCGGCGTTTAATTTGAATATGCTGGAGCATTTGAATCGGCGCTTTGATGGCAATTTTGACATCTCAGAGTTTGAACACTGGGCGTTTTATAACGAAACTCAGCAGCAAATTGAGATGCACTTGAGGAGTAAGCGATCGCAAACTATCCAGCTTCGCGCTCTCGACTTAACGATTGAGTTCAGCAGGGGCGAGACAATTCTTACCGAAATTTCCCGCAAATTCGATCTCAAAACTATGCAGCAGTATTTACAAACACAAGGTTTAAAACCGCTGCAAGTTTGGACAGATCAACAGCAGTGGTTTGGCTTATTGCTTTGCCAGATGCAACCTTCCGTTTCGTAGGGTGTTAACCTCTCCCCAACCCCTCTCCTTTCAGGAAAGAGGCTTTCAGTTCTTCCCCCTGCCCTTGTAGGGAAGGGGTTAGGGGGTTAGGTTTGCCTTAAAAACTTAACCATATTAAGCCTTTGTTAGGTTTCTAGCTACAACTAGCGGAAGCCAGCGATCGCTTGTTCCAACTGAGCTGCTGTCAGAGACTTGATCAGAGTCAGGTTAAATGGATTTTGGCTGATAGCATTGACATAAGGCTGACTCAGGTAGGGACGGTATTCTGGCTGATTACTCAGGTGAGTTTTAAAAAAAGCCGTTGAGAGCGCCCTGAGTTGGGGACGAGCTAAGCCAGGATCTGAACCAATCAATTCTGGTGGGACAGGCAACACCCCTTTTTTTCCGCCAAGATAAGAGAAGTGAGTGGCGTTTTGGGCCATAACCAAGTATTTCTGGGGCGTTGTTAGCCAGGTAAAAGGGAAAATCTGCTCCGGTACTGGTGGCGTAAATAAATCCTCAACACCTGCAACCAGCATGACGGGAACTTGAATTTTACTTAATCCCTCCTGTCCAAAGATAGTGCTACTCAGGGGATTTACTGCCAGCACCGCTTTCACCCGTTCATCTTGCAAATTATAGTTTTGGGGCGGTAAATCGGTGCTTCGACACTGTAGCAGCAGTGACAAATTAAAAGATGTATTGTTCAGTTCAGATTGATTGCACACCTGACGCAGCTTTTCAAAGTTGAGCGCAGCACCCCCAAGAGCTAGAACCGTATAACCGCCAAGCGATTGACCAATTACTCCTACCTGTTGCACATTCAGCTTTCCTTTCCAAGCTGGGTCAGACTCAGATTTTTGCTGGAGTTCATCAAGTAAATATTTGACATCCAAAGGGCGATTGATAAATGTGGTGGGTTGCGGGGGTGTATCGAAACCAGTCAAGAATCGCTGAAACTTTTCGGCACTGGTATCAGGATGCTCCACCAGTGCCACTGCAAAGCCCCAAGATGCTAAATGTTCAGCTAGATAAGCAAAGGTATTGCGGTCTGAGGCAACACCGTGAGAGATGACAATTACAGGGGCAGTTTTCTGGAGTCCTTGAGGCAAGTAAATATCGGCAGGAACGGGAAGTTCCCGATTTGGGTTGTTAAAGGTGATGGTTTCTTTTCGCCACCTAAATTGTCCTGAAACCCGTAAATCTGGCTCTGGTAAAGATGTTAAAGTCGTTGTTGCTACTTCATCTGCCGCCTGCTGTTGAATGCTGTTGACGATTAAATCCCGCCTTCCGAATAAATAAGACACCTGTCTAATTGCTTGGAGACTTAGTTGCAGGTCTAGGCGGATGGTACGCAGCGGGAACTGATGCAGTATATTTACGAGGGTTAAGCCTTCTGGGTCAGCAGCAGCCTGAATAAAGGCGGATCGTAGGGCATAAAAACCATTTTGGTTGAAATCAGCTTTCAAGACTTGCCCCAAACGCCTCAATATTTGTTCTCCAATCGGCGTGTAAGTAAATTGAGAGATAGTAATAGGGCCTACATCAAGGCGTCTTTGCAGTAACTCCCGCAATACAGCGAGTTGTTGTGGTTTGACACGATTGGCATAAAAGGCAAATTCTGGGGTGATTTTGCCTTCTTTGGCAAAAATTTCCAGGTCTTTAATGGAAATATAGAACTCGCCAAAGGGAGGGTAAAAGAAGGCAATTCTTTCGGCACCAAAAGCAGGAATTGCACTCAAAGCTGTGGAGAGTATTCCCAAGCATAGGGAAAAGAAAAAACGCGAACCCCCCACAGGGGCCGTCTCTTTGGGCGATCGCATCTTTTGAAGCCAACTTCTGTTTTTCTTATGACCAGCAGGGGACTTCTGTTGCTTAAATGGAGAGGTTGCACGATCCTGACGAGGGGAAGATGCCATCTGGGTATCCAATAAAGTTGATTAGGGGATGCTAGATATCTCCATTGTCTTTACTCCTAGTGCTTCACCCCTATCCCCAACTTTAGTGGAGTTTTAAGAGTCCCAAGTTCAGTTAACGCTAAAAATCTAAACCCTGCGTAGGAACGAAACCCAACAAATGCTTCTTTTGTGTTGGGTTTCCCATCCTCAGTCGCAACTTACAACTTAAGAGTCTCCAGTCTCGTTCATCAGCCCAGATAACAGTGGCAGTTTGGCTTCTCGATCAGGGACTCGGCTAAGGCATTCAGGGCGATCGCTGCTAGTAGTCCCCCACCTAAAGTACCAACGCTGGTTATGAAAGGAACGCCGGAACGCATTAAGCGGCGTTTGGCAGATGGGGCGTGACTAAAGCCAATTGGCATCCCGATAATTAAGGCAGGTTGCAGCTTACCGTTTTCAATTGCTTCGCAAGCTGCCATCAATACTGATGGGGCATAACCTACTACTAGAACACAGTTAGGATTTAGCTGCTGCAATCGTTCCCGCCATTGGAGATGTTGCCAAAATTCGTGTTCTGCTTCGGTGACACTGGTAATGTGGGGGTC from Funiculus sociatus GB2-C1 encodes the following:
- the egtD gene encoding L-histidine N(alpha)-methyltransferase, producing the protein MSISKTASSKISSQYTIEKRLQIEHLLSPTPSELNKLDPGGDVVQGLTQTPKTLPPRYFYDDKGSQLFEQICELPEYYLTRTETAILQEYAGEIAQMTGECELVELGSGSSTKTRILLNAYQEMGERLRYVPIDVSAGILESSARELLVDYPSLQVHAKCSTYELALARLSPTGLSSRMICFIGSTLGNLTPEECDRFFSQITNALQSGEYLLLGIDLAKPKHLLDAAYNDSCGVTAAFNLNMLEHLNRRFDGNFDISEFEHWAFYNETQQQIEMHLRSKRSQTIQLRALDLTIEFSRGETILTEISRKFDLKTMQQYLQTQGLKPLQVWTDQQQWFGLLLCQMQPSVS
- the egtB gene encoding ergothioneine biosynthesis protein EgtB, with the protein product MKFKSINSCREAIYQGLQRCRTGTLALFEGINHDTFCRQVHPDFSPIGWHLGHIGYTESLWLLNRCARKPPAFTEYQRLFAADGLPKVERVYLPTLSEICSYLDTIREQVLDYLKVAPLDEQERLWRWLIQHESQHSETVSFVLQLQRWQMPQVGSLVASGLPNQGRASYPPPKQSEMIEIPAGEFAMGNESIDALDNERPVHKVYLDTYWIDRYPVTCGQYREFIEAGGYRETCWWSNTGWKWLSENPVNQPLYWAEDSAWDNHPVCGVSWYEAEAYARFVGKRLPTEAEWEKAASWDETALCRRTYSWGEELDAHRCNHDNAVGQTTPVDAYPSGQSAYGLQDALGNVWEWTSTWFNGYDGFVSYPYAGYSQAYFDGHRVLRGGSWATRPWALRCSFRNWYHPDVRQILSGFRCAKS
- a CDS encoding alpha/beta hydrolase, with product MASSPRQDRATSPFKQQKSPAGHKKNRSWLQKMRSPKETAPVGGSRFFFSLCLGILSTALSAIPAFGAERIAFFYPPFGEFYISIKDLEIFAKEGKITPEFAFYANRVKPQQLAVLRELLQRRLDVGPITISQFTYTPIGEQILRRLGQVLKADFNQNGFYALRSAFIQAAADPEGLTLVNILHQFPLRTIRLDLQLSLQAIRQVSYLFGRRDLIVNSIQQQAADEVATTTLTSLPEPDLRVSGQFRWRKETITFNNPNRELPVPADIYLPQGLQKTAPVIVISHGVASDRNTFAYLAEHLASWGFAVALVEHPDTSAEKFQRFLTGFDTPPQPTTFINRPLDVKYLLDELQQKSESDPAWKGKLNVQQVGVIGQSLGGYTVLALGGAALNFEKLRQVCNQSELNNTSFNLSLLLQCRSTDLPPQNYNLQDERVKAVLAVNPLSSTIFGQEGLSKIQVPVMLVAGVEDLFTPPVPEQIFPFTWLTTPQKYLVMAQNATHFSYLGGKKGVLPVPPELIGSDPGLARPQLRALSTAFFKTHLSNQPEYRPYLSQPYVNAISQNPFNLTLIKSLTAAQLEQAIAGFR